Part of the Lotus japonicus ecotype B-129 chromosome 6, LjGifu_v1.2 genome, AGGAGAGTGAGGAAAGAGGGAGAAAAGGGAGTAGAGTCTGAAATATCCTTGGTGTAAAGTCGAAAATACCCATGGTGCACCGAcggaccaaaaataaaatggtccaccctagtgggcaccttgTTTTTATTCTcactttgtttaatttgaatgtaTTTTTTGTTagtaaaaatatcataaatccTGGAAAATCCATTGCTTGAGTAGTCTAACTGGAGAATAATATTTGTGTTAGCAATTCTTTGCGGATACGACAAAAttctttactatactacaattgagtcgtGATGGATTCAAAAGTAGTGGTAAAATGATGAAGGGGAAGATGTTGAAGAAATTTGATGGAGAAATGTATTTTTGGAAATGTATGAACAAGATGAAGAAATATGAAGaagattaaattaataatttgagTGTTTAACTAGGGTTTATAGAATTTtattaatgatatataataaataattcaattttaatttattaattaaaaatgtgtaataaaattattaattaaaaattacatgtaatCATGCCACATACACCTTGGCAAATTCATCGGAGCCACCACTCCAACAAAGACTAAAACTAGCTATTTCCTAAATTTCATCGATACTTTTCAAGCTTTACATTGATGAGAAAATTAAACTTTACTCATTTTACGGGGACCAAATCTTAGTAATTTTTTATGACATACCAAAAATCTTACTTAAACCTAATGCTTTGTTTGTTTTGCATGAAAACAAATGGAAAGAGGGTGGAGGGATGGAAGATGTGTGAAAACACTATTTccattaaaacaaaaaaaaccccTTTTAATTGCATTTAATTTGtaaacaaaagcaaataaataaGATTATGACCCATCAACAATtttcttattaaaaaattaataagaaaattaataaatttgtcttcttatttaatttaattaattgatttGACATATCATTAAAATCTAATTGGTCGACGGCGTAAAAAAAACTTACACCGTCAATGCATCAATTCAATTAAAAACACATCACCAAAAAATTCATATATCATCAATCAAATCTATCCTATTAAAGTAAAATAGGGCAAGATATGACCCATCAACAATTTTCTTATTAATAAACACTCATCTCAATAAAATTTATCAATCCAAAATGGCTAGCTAGAAATTAGCGCATTCATTGCCGCTAGTAGTATTTTCTAGCCAAATAGTGTTACGGGTAGCACCTGAGTGACCAACGGACAAATGAAATGAAACAGAGCAATAGAAAAAGTAACAAAGCAAACAAAGAATTAAGGTGAGTGAGACAAGAAAAAGCTCTATAAGGCAATGAGTGTAATAGGCAACAAGGCAAAGGTGTTTAAAAACAATCTAAAAAAGGGCAATCCTCCTCCTATCTCTGCACGGCTGCACCTAAGGTAGATTAAATTGGCAAGTAACAGAGGTGCAGAAAAAAAATACCAAGAAAGATGAACATGAAAAAGGAAAGGAGAGAAGGACTCTACAATGCTCTGTTTATGGTGTTGATAAGGAAAATTTGGAGCATTAGTGTGTAGAAGCCAAggataaaaaataagaaacccATCACACCAACCActctctttccctctctctATAATGAAAGACTCAGGAGAAAGAAAAGGGAGACAGTGAAGACCTTAATAATCCATCTTCAAACCCTTTCTCACCACCAACAACCACTCACAACCCCTAGCTTCCATAGTTCTCAACTTTCAAGCCGAGTTCCGCCATCACCGACCCTCTCAGCGACCCAGTCGAACTCCGGCAACCACCTAGCCCAGCCGAGCTCCGCCGTCCGGTTCTCTCTCTGTCTCTgccttcttctcttttatgtCATCTCTGTTCAACATAGTGTATGTGTTAATATACTACTTGTCTTcatcttattttgtttttttgtgatCTAGTTTTCAGTTAAATATTTGTTGTCTTGTCTCTACAGTCATCACCTTAAATATGTGTTTAGATTGGTACCGTAAACTTTTTTCACAGAAATCAAATTTTTTCCACCATATTAGAAAATAGAATTTGAATTTAAtcttattaaaaaatgaatgtgaTGTTTTATCCTATATGACATCAAATGACTCAATGTCGGTGTGTAACTTCTTTACACTAACAAGGCTCATATTTGTATAGATTTATGTGTAAACCTTAACAATAAAAATTTAAGAACATGCttttaatcattataaaaaCCAAATACATACAAAAACTCTATTgtggtttttgttcttttttttttacagtcgaaaaaattattataatcgAACTCTATATTTGTAATCTAACACTTATTTTTGTGCAATTTTTGTTTTCATAGGGTGGCAAGCACAACAGGGGACCTTCGTCGTTCTACATTGTCTCTGATTGCATTGTCACGAATCAAGGTTAGTGGATTAGTGTTTGAGTTgatttattatgatttttttttactgtgtcAATGGTGTCTAATCTAGTTTTCAATTAAATATTTTGTTGTAATTATTTTCTTGTCTCTTCAGTCTTCACCTTAAATATGTGTTTAGATAGTTCTattgtgaatacttgttgacTTGAGAGAATGGTACCGTAAACTtttttcacagaaatcaattttttttccaccaCATTAAAAATACAATTTGAATTTAATCTTATTATAAAATTGTTCTGGAACAAGTGTTAATGTATATATGTTTTGATTTATcttgtgtttgttgtttggtTCTCACCTATCTATTTTTTTCTCAGCATAAGCAACTTAGAATAGGAATTTATTGTTAGTTATGGACTTGTGGCTGCTTGCAATTTGTCTTACCTTGTATCTATCTGTTATTACAATTTGTTGTATCTTGTATCTATTTGTTATTGCAATGTGTCTTACACTGTGATCGATTTccttgtgtttttattttgaagAAATGGAAGCTATTGGTAGTTGCAGTGATAGACCCCCAAAAAGTTTTTCTATTCCTATAGACTTGAGAGAGGAACACATGAGACTTCCTGCATTTTTTTATGGAAAGAAAAAGTCTCAAATTAAGAATGATGTTGAGCTTACTGATCCCATGGGCAACTGTGTGACAATTGGGGTAATGACGGGAAGTTCAGGAGTTGTTCTTTGGGATGCTGTCCCTAAACTAGTGAAGTTTTATGGACTGAAAAAGAATCATGATATGGTATTTGTTTATGAAGGGGAAAATCGTTTTAGAATTGAAATTTTTGATGAAAACAAGAAACATTTTCCATATCCAATTCTTGTTAAACAAGAGTATGAAGAACCACCAAAAGAGATAGTTGATTTGAGTTCTGACACTGAGGACGAGGTTGAGAAAGCTGGTGGAGTTGCCAATCGTGTTCATGCAGTTGCCCAGGTTGATAATCAAATTGATTATAGTTTTACTAAAGTTGTGACTACCTCAGTTGCCAAAGGAAGTCAGACTCTGGTAAGCATTGATTTATTAGATTTAATTTTAGTGCTATTTTGTGGTAATCACGTTAACTTAGTTTTATTATTAATCAGCCCTTGCCGCGGTCTGTTATTCGTGAATATCTTAGTCATAACAATTGGGAAAATCTGGTGCTGAAGAAGGAGGGTGCTAAGAAACCGTATCGTTGCAAGTTGTTTGGGAGGAAGAGACTTCGGTTCACTGATTATCATCTCGGTGGGGATGGGCTTTATCACTTTATTAGTGACAACAAATTAGCCGAAGGTGACCGCCTCCATTTCACGGCTaatgagataaataatattGTTCAAGTTAAGATTGTACGTCGTAATGGCAATGGCAACTAGGTTGAATTCATTTGGTGGTGGGGCTAAACATTCAGAGAACATCGTTTGTAtttgtcttttgttttgttGATGTTTTGCTTTGTGACAGCTTGATGCATTGGAACTGTTTTATAGTGATTGTTAATACTATATTCCTCATTTTTAATTTGCATTTTGTATGAGTGGGAGAGGGACCCGAGTTATTGCATCAGGATGTGTGTCCCTGAAATCAAAATGACGAGGTGGGTTACTGGAATGCTAAGGCTGGATTGGTTTATTAGAAGGAGTAGTGTCTAAGTCACCATGTATGTGAAGAGTTTTTGAGAACAATGATGGAACATGTAAGATATTGAGTGTCTCCTTTCTTTTGCTGCAGTATGTTACCCACTTTTGCCTCAGTTTGCTGTTTTGATGTGGCTTTGGTTTGGTTTGAAGGGCCAAAGCTTGGTTGGTATTTACACTTGGGGTTGTTGATGGGCATGCTTTTATAATGGGGTGAAGCACCTCTTGTGCTTAATATTTTGGCTTtccaaaaaaaacaaatttaatttgCATTATTATCTTtgaatttttaagttaaaaaaatggCATCCCAATCTTATTCTTCCCCAAGATCTAGAAGTTTTGCTAATGATGAGAAACGTAAGTGTGGTCCTTATCTGTGCATTAGGACCTCATGAACTTGGAAACTTGGAAAATTATGGGCGCACATTTTatcaatgcattttttttttgaaagaggaaATATTATTGATGAAAAATGAAATCATGAGAAAAATGTTCTCATGACGAAGTACAGAATACAACGACCCAATACACGGAGTAGAAGAGCACCACCAACTACACAACTATTTGGCTACAACAAACGACTTAAGAgtgtgtctcattaaaaccttgctaggaaaaacccaaagggataaaaacctagcaaggaaaaagagtacaacactCAAAAGAAAGCCAAAATAGCATCCCCTTATTTATGACTCAACAGCCCACAGAATAATGCTCTATATTTGCATCAACAGGGACAACAAACAGCAAAATAACATTCAACAACAGCCCTCATTTTGACAGCCACTAAATTAGCAACAGCACCAGcgacaacaaacaacaaaataGCCTCTAGCAGCAGTCTTGAATTTTTTACAGCAAACAACATCTGCAGCATGCTAAATTAACAACAACACCAGCAGTGCACAACAGCCCAATAGGACCTACTAGAAACAGCATCAGCAACGCCTTTAGCCTTCAAATTTCAGTAGTAACACAGCAATCAGCAACCAGAAGGGACAAACACATCAAAATATGCTCAAGTGCACATTTAATACAGTGTTCCATTGCCTCAAAGAAAACCATGAAGGCCAACACACAATCATAACCCACTGGCCTTATCACCAACCTCACGAAATCACATAAACACAAGCCTACTATTGCTGCAAGTCTCCCCCATGATCCTACACACATATATAATTACAAATTTTTACTCAAAGCAAGCTAATTAGTCCAGGCATGAATCTCCCCGCTG contains:
- the LOC130723915 gene encoding uncharacterized protein LOC130723915 gives rise to the protein MEAIGSCSDRPPKSFSIPIDLREEHMRLPAFFYGKKKSQIKNDVELTDPMGNCVTIGVMTGSSGVVLWDAVPKLVKFYGLKKNHDMVFVYEGENRFRIEIFDENKKHFPYPILVKQEYEEPPKEIVDLSSDTEDEVEKAGGVANRVHAVAQVDNQIDYSFTKVVTTSVAKGSQTLPLPRSVIREYLSHNNWENLVLKKEGAKKPYRCKLFGRKRLRFTDYHLGGDGLYHFISDNKLAEGDRLHFTANEINNIVQVKIVRRNGNGN